In Candidatus Pelagibacter sp. HIMB1321, a single genomic region encodes these proteins:
- the lepA gene encoding translation elongation factor 4: MDTIDHIRNFAIIAHIDHGKSTIADRIIHKCGGLTEREMKAQVLDSMDIERERGITIKAQTVKLNYKAKDGKNYILNIIDTPGHVDFSYEVSRSLYACEGSILIVDSTQGVEAQTLANVYQALDINHEIIPVLNKTDLPASDIERTKKQIEDVIGIETENAVPCSGKTGEGIEDILEKIISLLPAPKGKTSDDLKCLLVDSWYDTYLGVVILVRVINGKLTKNMKIKMLSTDQDYIVEKVGVFTPKARDMDELNSGEIGFITTGIKVLSETKVGDTICDATKTKVDALPGFKPSKPVVFCGLFPVDSSEYQKLKDGLAKLQLNDASFSFEAESSSALGLGFRCGFLGLLHLEIISERLEREFDVNLLTTTPGVVYKVNLNNGEVLDLQNPSSLPDPTLIKTIGEPWIKATVITPDQYLGSIIKLCQDKRGIQTNLTYSGNRAVLSYELPLNEVVFDFNDRIKSMTSGYASFDYEIAEYKEGDLVKLGILVNGEPVDALAMMIHKDFAQRTGREVCEKLKDLIPRHNFMIPVQAAIGGKIIARETIKGFKKDVLTKIHGGGATDRKRKLLEKQKKGKAKSKQFGRVEIPQEAFIGVLKINKE, from the coding sequence ATGGATACTATCGATCATATTAGAAATTTTGCAATTATTGCTCATATTGATCACGGAAAATCAACTATCGCTGACAGAATAATTCATAAGTGTGGTGGATTGACTGAAAGAGAGATGAAGGCTCAAGTTTTAGATTCTATGGATATAGAGCGTGAACGTGGAATTACAATTAAAGCTCAAACTGTTAAATTAAATTATAAAGCAAAAGATGGAAAAAATTATATTCTAAATATAATAGATACACCTGGTCATGTTGATTTTAGTTATGAGGTATCTCGATCATTATATGCATGTGAGGGATCAATTTTGATTGTAGATAGTACACAAGGTGTTGAAGCACAAACGCTCGCAAATGTTTATCAAGCTTTAGATATAAATCACGAAATAATTCCAGTATTAAATAAAACTGATTTGCCAGCCTCAGATATTGAACGTACAAAAAAACAAATTGAGGATGTAATAGGTATTGAAACTGAAAATGCTGTTCCTTGTTCAGGAAAAACAGGTGAGGGAATAGAAGATATATTGGAAAAAATTATATCTTTATTGCCAGCTCCAAAAGGCAAAACTTCTGATGATTTAAAGTGTCTGCTAGTTGATAGTTGGTATGACACTTACCTAGGAGTTGTAATTTTAGTAAGAGTTATAAATGGAAAATTGACTAAGAATATGAAGATCAAAATGCTTTCTACAGACCAAGATTACATCGTAGAAAAAGTAGGTGTATTTACACCAAAAGCAAGAGATATGGATGAACTAAATTCTGGTGAAATTGGTTTTATAACAACTGGTATAAAAGTTTTATCTGAAACTAAAGTTGGTGATACAATTTGTGACGCAACCAAAACTAAAGTTGATGCTTTACCAGGTTTTAAACCAAGTAAGCCAGTTGTATTTTGTGGTTTGTTTCCGGTTGATAGTTCTGAGTATCAAAAATTAAAGGATGGTTTAGCTAAATTACAATTAAATGATGCAAGTTTTTCTTTTGAAGCTGAGTCGTCATCAGCACTAGGATTAGGATTTAGATGTGGTTTTTTAGGTCTTTTGCATCTTGAAATTATTTCTGAAAGACTTGAAAGAGAATTTGATGTTAATCTTCTAACCACAACTCCAGGAGTTGTATATAAAGTTAACCTAAATAATGGAGAAGTATTAGATCTTCAAAATCCTTCAAGTTTACCAGATCCAACTTTAATAAAAACAATTGGGGAGCCTTGGATTAAAGCAACAGTTATTACACCTGATCAATATTTAGGTTCGATAATAAAACTTTGCCAGGATAAAAGAGGCATACAAACTAATTTAACTTATTCTGGAAATAGAGCAGTTTTAAGTTATGAGCTTCCATTAAACGAAGTTGTTTTTGACTTTAATGATAGAATTAAATCAATGACAAGTGGTTATGCAAGTTTTGATTATGAGATAGCAGAGTATAAAGAAGGTGATTTAGTTAAGTTAGGAATTCTAGTAAATGGAGAACCTGTTGATGCTTTAGCCATGATGATACATAAAGATTTTGCACAAAGGACTGGAAGAGAAGTATGTGAAAAATTGAAAGATTTAATACCTAGACATAATTTTATGATACCTGTACAGGCTGCTATTGGAGGAAAGATAATAGCAAGAGAAACTATAAAAGGATTTAAAAAAGACGTTCTAACTAAAATTCATGGTGGAGGTGCCACAGATAGAAAAAGAAAACTTCTTGAAAAACAAAAAAAAGGAAAAGCAAAGTCAAAACAATTTGGGAGAGTTGAAATACCACAAGAAGCATTTATTGGTGTTTTAAAAATTAACAAGGAATAG
- the pheT gene encoding phenylalanine--tRNA ligase subunit beta yields MKITYDWLKDHLKTKSTEAQLIEKLTDIGLEVESVETPSSDSDFFKIAKIIKTEKHPDADRLKVCDVDVGEKDLLKVVCGAPNAREGLFTIYAPPGAIIPKNKMKLSISKIRGVTSFGMLCSESELSLSEESDGIIELDQSKYNKKIGKKYFSKNQSNLIDLSITPNRPDCLGVKGIARDLASTGFGKFIETKEKKIKSKLNQKIKVKINKEKNQGCTSFGSCLITNIKNCESPKWLKDKLISIGQKPISAIVDVTNYVMLDLNRPLHAYDADKINKGIIVRNSQKGEKFTALDNKDYTLEKNMCVISDNTGVLGLGGIIGGTRSGTELDTKNVLIESAYFNPRSIRKTSKLLNIDTDAKFRFERGIDPLSIEQGINRAAELIKEICGGEVSKIDIQKIEKFEKTKIEFDTDLFEKISGFKISTKIMIQILKNLGFEIKSGKNTLKLQVPSWRPDITQPIDIVEELVRINGYEKIEIINPEKARTKPTLTKTQRQFHFLQRSLASKGYLEAITWSFTDSKINDFFKEQKKSIEIVNPISSDLNVLRNSIFSNLILYLRKNLDRGFKDISLFEIGPVFFGSEPGEQETVIGGLNSGKKSRLSWFQDERNVDVFDAKQVVLQTLEEAGFNPNKLFIDDITPNYFHPGKSGRVFLNKGKENIAAYFGELHPNIIKKLDIKTEALIGFEIFMDNLKVTKKNLKDQKSKFEVSDYQKSERDFAFVVDKNFISQDLMDVIYSVDKNLIKDVKIFDVYEGENISEDKKSIAINVTIQSNEKTLKEQDLDLLNKTIIELVEKKTGAKIRS; encoded by the coding sequence ATGAAAATTACTTATGATTGGTTAAAAGATCACCTAAAAACTAAATCTACTGAAGCTCAATTAATTGAAAAATTGACGGATATAGGACTGGAAGTAGAGAGTGTAGAGACACCATCTTCAGACTCAGATTTTTTTAAAATAGCCAAGATAATCAAAACAGAAAAGCATCCAGACGCAGACAGACTAAAAGTTTGTGATGTTGATGTTGGAGAAAAAGATTTACTAAAAGTTGTTTGTGGTGCTCCAAATGCAAGAGAAGGATTATTTACTATTTATGCACCTCCAGGAGCTATCATACCAAAAAATAAAATGAAGTTATCCATAAGTAAAATAAGAGGTGTAACTTCTTTTGGAATGCTTTGTTCAGAATCAGAATTAAGTTTATCTGAGGAAAGTGATGGAATAATAGAATTAGATCAGTCTAAATATAATAAAAAAATTGGAAAAAAATATTTTTCTAAAAATCAATCAAATTTAATTGATTTATCAATTACACCAAATAGACCCGATTGCTTAGGTGTAAAGGGTATCGCAAGAGATCTTGCATCAACAGGTTTTGGAAAGTTCATTGAAACAAAAGAAAAGAAAATAAAATCTAAATTAAATCAAAAAATTAAAGTTAAAATTAATAAAGAAAAAAACCAGGGCTGCACTTCATTTGGAAGTTGTTTAATAACAAACATAAAAAATTGTGAAAGTCCCAAATGGTTAAAAGATAAATTAATTTCTATTGGTCAAAAACCGATATCAGCAATAGTTGATGTAACGAATTATGTTATGCTAGATTTGAATAGACCACTTCATGCATATGATGCAGACAAAATCAACAAAGGTATAATTGTAAGAAATTCACAGAAAGGTGAAAAATTTACTGCCTTAGATAACAAAGATTATACACTTGAAAAAAACATGTGTGTAATTTCAGATAACACAGGTGTTCTGGGTTTAGGAGGAATTATTGGGGGCACAAGGTCTGGAACTGAACTTGATACAAAAAATGTATTAATTGAGTCAGCATATTTTAATCCAAGATCAATTAGAAAAACTTCAAAATTATTAAATATTGATACAGATGCCAAATTTAGATTTGAAAGAGGGATAGATCCTTTATCAATTGAACAAGGAATTAATAGAGCGGCAGAATTAATCAAAGAAATTTGTGGTGGAGAAGTAAGTAAAATTGATATTCAAAAAATTGAAAAATTTGAAAAAACGAAAATAGAATTTGATACAGATTTATTTGAAAAAATTTCTGGATTTAAAATATCTACTAAAATAATGATACAGATATTAAAAAACTTAGGTTTTGAAATAAAATCTGGCAAGAATACTTTAAAGCTTCAGGTTCCTTCATGGCGACCAGATATTACTCAGCCGATTGATATTGTGGAAGAATTAGTAAGAATAAATGGATATGAAAAAATAGAAATTATAAATCCAGAAAAAGCAAGAACTAAGCCTACATTAACAAAAACTCAGAGACAGTTTCATTTTTTACAAAGATCTCTTGCATCGAAAGGATATTTAGAGGCTATTACTTGGTCTTTTACTGACTCTAAAATTAACGATTTTTTTAAAGAACAAAAAAAATCAATAGAGATTGTTAATCCAATAAGTTCAGATTTAAATGTTTTAAGAAACTCAATTTTTTCAAATTTAATTTTATACCTAAGAAAAAATCTTGATCGTGGCTTTAAAGATATTTCTTTATTTGAAATAGGACCTGTTTTTTTCGGGTCAGAGCCAGGTGAACAAGAAACTGTAATTGGAGGTTTGAATTCAGGTAAAAAATCAAGATTATCATGGTTTCAAGATGAGAGAAATGTTGATGTCTTTGACGCAAAACAAGTGGTACTTCAAACTTTGGAAGAAGCCGGCTTTAATCCAAATAAACTTTTTATTGATGATATTACACCAAATTATTTTCATCCTGGAAAATCAGGGAGAGTTTTTTTAAATAAAGGTAAAGAAAATATAGCAGCTTACTTTGGTGAGTTGCACCCAAACATTATTAAAAAATTAGATATAAAAACCGAAGCTTTAATTGGTTTTGAAATTTTTATGGATAATTTGAAGGTTACCAAAAAAAATTTAAAGGATCAAAAATCTAAATTTGAAGTTTCAGATTATCAAAAATCTGAGAGAGATTTTGCATTTGTAGTTGATAAAAATTTCATTTCTCAAGATTTAATGGATGTAATTTATAGTGTTGATAAAAATTTAATTAAAGATGTTAAAATTTTCGATGTTTATGAGGGTGAAAATATTTCAGAAGATAAAAAATCCATAGCTATTAATGTTACAATTCAATCAAATGAAAAAACTCTTAAAGAGCAAGATTTAGATTTATTAAATAAGACTATAATTGAATTAGTAGAAAAAAAAACTGGTGCAAAAATTAGATCATAG
- the pheS gene encoding phenylalanine--tRNA ligase subunit alpha, whose protein sequence is MSDIKKIKEEFLNKLQGDLSLSEVNQFKSDLFGKNGIISLEFKKIGQIQESERKKFASDLNEIKNILQNQIDFKINKIEELEINEKLNREKVDVTLPSRPYLKGKIHPVSQTIDEISSIFSEIGFSVEEGPDVENEYNNFTALNTPDNHPARDMHDTFYLDDNKQKLLRTHTSPVQIRTMLKDKPPFKIIAPGRTYRSDSDQTHAPMFHQVEGLHIDKNINMGHLKGCLNYFIKEFFEVDKIKMRFRPSHFPFTEPSAEVDIGYEIKNGKIIIGEGDKWLEILGCGMVHPNVLNNVNVDSKIYQGYAFGIGIDRLAMLKYGINDLRAFFECDYRWLNHFGFDPLDVPSNYRGLSR, encoded by the coding sequence ATGTCTGATATTAAAAAAATTAAAGAAGAATTTCTTAATAAATTGCAGGGTGATTTAAGTTTATCTGAAGTTAATCAATTTAAATCAGATTTATTTGGTAAAAATGGAATCATTTCACTCGAGTTTAAAAAAATTGGCCAGATACAAGAGAGTGAAAGAAAAAAATTTGCATCTGATTTAAATGAGATAAAAAATATTTTACAGAATCAAATTGATTTTAAGATTAATAAAATTGAAGAGCTTGAGATAAATGAGAAACTTAATAGAGAAAAAGTAGATGTAACACTTCCCTCAAGACCATATTTGAAAGGAAAAATTCATCCGGTATCACAAACCATAGATGAAATATCTTCTATTTTTTCAGAAATTGGTTTTAGTGTTGAAGAAGGACCTGATGTAGAAAATGAATATAACAATTTCACTGCATTGAATACACCAGACAATCATCCGGCAAGAGATATGCATGATACTTTTTATCTTGATGATAATAAGCAAAAACTTTTAAGAACCCACACTTCCCCAGTTCAAATTAGAACAATGTTAAAAGATAAACCTCCATTTAAGATTATTGCACCAGGAAGAACTTACAGGTCTGATAGTGATCAAACACACGCTCCTATGTTTCATCAAGTTGAGGGATTGCATATTGATAAAAATATAAACATGGGACATTTAAAAGGATGTCTAAATTATTTTATAAAAGAATTTTTTGAAGTTGATAAAATAAAGATGAGATTTAGACCAAGTCATTTCCCATTTACTGAACCTTCTGCAGAAGTTGATATTGGATATGAAATAAAAAATGGAAAAATAATAATCGGTGAGGGTGATAAGTGGTTAGAAATATTAGGCTGTGGAATGGTGCACCCAAATGTTTTAAATAATGTAAATGTAGATAGCAAGATTTATCAAGGTTATGCATTTGGCATAGGTATTGATAGACTTGCAATGCTAAAATATGGAATAAATGATTTAAGAGCATTTTTTGAATGTGATTATAGATGGCTTAATCATTTTGGTTTTGATCCATTAGATGTTCCTAGTAATTATAGAGGCTTGAGTAGATGA
- the rplT gene encoding 50S ribosomal protein L20, with amino-acid sequence MARVKRGVTSRAKHKKVLKAVKGQWGRRKNTIRVAKQAMEKAMQYAYRDRRNKKRDFKSLWIQRINAGVRAEGLTYSKFINGLTKCGITIDRKILAEIAYDSPEAFKTIVQKAQSALN; translated from the coding sequence ATGGCAAGAGTTAAAAGAGGTGTAACTAGCCGAGCTAAACATAAAAAAGTCTTAAAAGCTGTTAAGGGTCAATGGGGCAGAAGAAAAAATACTATAAGAGTTGCAAAGCAAGCAATGGAGAAGGCTATGCAGTATGCATACCGAGATAGAAGAAATAAAAAGAGAGATTTCAAATCTCTATGGATACAAAGAATTAATGCTGGTGTTAGAGCTGAAGGTTTAACTTACTCTAAATTTATTAATGGATTAACTAAGTGTGGAATTACTATTGATAGAAAAATTCTTGCAGAAATTGCTTATGATAGTCCAGAGGCATTTAAAACAATAGTTCAAAAAGCTCAATCTGCTTTAAATTAA
- the rpmI gene encoding 50S ribosomal protein L35 — MPKLKTKSSAKKRFKISAKGKVITAQAGKRHGMIKRTNSQIRKLRGTTAMSKQDGKIVKSYMPYSLRG, encoded by the coding sequence ATGCCAAAACTTAAAACAAAAAGCTCAGCAAAAAAAAGATTTAAGATATCTGCAAAGGGTAAAGTTATTACAGCCCAAGCTGGTAAAAGACATGGTATGATCAAAAGAACAAATTCACAAATTAGAAAATTAAGAGGCACAACTGCGATGTCAAAACAAGATGGAAAAATTGTAAAATCGTACATGCCTTACAGTTTAAGAGGATAA
- the infC gene encoding translation initiation factor IF-3, with protein sequence MADFKQNYFQRRTKDRGPRSNNRISSPEVQVIASDGENLGVISTNEAISMAKNQGLDLIEIAPNANPPVCKIMDMGKFKYDAQKKANLAKKKQKIVLLKEIKMRPVTETHDYEFKVKNAKKFISKGDKVKFTIRFKGRELQHSHLGNELMTKIKEDMKEVGKVELHPKFDGKQMIMVIQPL encoded by the coding sequence GTGGCAGATTTTAAACAAAACTATTTTCAGCGTAGAACCAAAGATCGTGGTCCAAGATCTAATAATAGAATTTCATCACCTGAGGTTCAAGTTATAGCAAGTGATGGAGAAAACTTAGGGGTTATAAGCACCAATGAAGCTATATCAATGGCAAAAAATCAGGGATTAGATTTAATTGAAATTGCACCTAATGCTAACCCACCGGTCTGTAAAATTATGGATATGGGTAAATTTAAATATGATGCACAAAAAAAAGCTAACCTTGCAAAGAAGAAGCAAAAAATAGTTTTACTTAAGGAAATAAAAATGCGTCCAGTAACTGAAACTCATGATTATGAATTTAAAGTAAAGAACGCAAAAAAATTTATATCAAAAGGTGATAAAGTAAAATTTACGATCAGATTTAAAGGAAGAGAATTACAGCACTCACACCTTGGAAATGAATTGATGACCAAGATCAAGGAAGACATGAAGGAAGTTGGAAAAGTCGAATTGCATCCAAAATTTGATGGCAAGCAAATGATAATGGTAATTCAGCCTTTATAG
- the thrS gene encoding threonine--tRNA ligase — MPTITLPDGNNLEFSNKITGLEVAEKISKSLAKQAMIVAVDGQLKDLDYIIDKDCSIKILTSKNKEGLETIRHDTAHILAMAVQELFPGTQVTIGPVIENGFYYDFARKEPFTEDDLKKIEDKMKEIVDRDVVTKREVWSREKAIEHFKKKGEIYKAELIESIPQGEEVSIYFHGDWHDLCRGPHLSSTGKIGKYFKLMRVSGAYWRGDSNNEMLQRIYGTSWATQKDLDAYLRRLEEAEKRDHRKLGREMDLFHFREESPGSVFWHEKGWALFQKLINYMRARQDAAGYKEVNTPEVLDRLLWEKSGHWEKYGENMYTSETPDEKVFAIKPMNCPGHIQVFNQGLKSYRDLPLRITEFGKVHRYEPSGALHGLLRVRAFTQDDAHIFCSEDQITSECLNVTNLILDIYKDLGFENVILKYADRPEVRVGDDEVWDKAEASLLEAVKASKLEYSINKGEGAFYGPKIEFVLRDAIGRDWQCGTLQVDLNLPGRLDASYVDKDGTKKVPVMLHRALFGSLERFIGILIEHYAGKFPFWISPLQTVVIPITEEFDDYAIQVSKKIKQAGMSSYVDLKKHNLNYKIRDHSLAKIPLLLICGKKEVDSNSVTIRRLDSNKQENMDLDLFLKTFSALNKASSN, encoded by the coding sequence ATTATATAATTGATAAAGATTGTTCTATAAAAATACTTACTTCAAAAAATAAAGAAGGTTTAGAGACTATAAGGCATGACACTGCTCATATATTAGCAATGGCTGTGCAAGAATTATTTCCTGGTACACAAGTTACAATAGGGCCAGTAATTGAAAATGGTTTTTATTATGATTTTGCTAGGAAAGAACCATTTACTGAAGATGACTTAAAAAAAATTGAAGACAAAATGAAAGAGATTGTTGACAGAGATGTTGTTACAAAAAGAGAGGTTTGGTCAAGAGAAAAGGCAATTGAGCATTTTAAAAAAAAAGGTGAAATCTACAAAGCTGAATTAATTGAGAGCATTCCTCAAGGAGAGGAAGTTTCAATATATTTTCATGGAGATTGGCACGATCTGTGCCGAGGGCCGCATTTATCTTCTACTGGCAAAATTGGAAAATATTTTAAATTAATGAGAGTTTCAGGTGCATATTGGAGAGGAGATTCAAATAACGAGATGCTTCAAAGAATTTATGGAACAAGTTGGGCCACTCAAAAAGATCTAGATGCATATTTAAGAAGACTCGAAGAAGCTGAAAAAAGAGACCATAGGAAACTAGGCAGAGAAATGGATTTATTTCATTTTAGAGAAGAAAGCCCAGGATCCGTATTTTGGCATGAAAAGGGATGGGCTCTATTTCAAAAGTTAATTAATTATATGAGAGCTCGCCAAGATGCTGCAGGTTACAAGGAAGTAAATACACCAGAAGTTTTAGATCGTTTGTTGTGGGAAAAGTCAGGTCATTGGGAAAAATATGGAGAAAATATGTATACCTCTGAAACGCCTGATGAAAAAGTTTTTGCAATCAAACCGATGAATTGTCCTGGTCATATTCAAGTTTTTAACCAAGGTTTAAAAAGTTATAGAGATCTTCCTTTAAGAATAACTGAGTTTGGTAAAGTACATCGATATGAGCCTTCTGGGGCCTTGCATGGCTTGTTAAGAGTTAGAGCATTTACTCAAGATGATGCACACATATTTTGTTCAGAAGATCAAATAACAAGTGAGTGTTTAAATGTAACTAATCTAATTCTAGACATTTACAAAGATCTAGGTTTTGAAAATGTAATTTTAAAATATGCAGATAGGCCAGAAGTTAGAGTTGGAGATGACGAAGTTTGGGATAAAGCAGAAGCATCTCTACTTGAAGCAGTAAAAGCTTCAAAACTGGAATATAGTATTAATAAAGGTGAAGGTGCTTTCTATGGCCCAAAGATAGAATTTGTTTTAAGAGATGCAATTGGTAGGGATTGGCAATGTGGAACGCTGCAAGTGGATTTAAATTTACCAGGAAGACTTGATGCTTCATATGTAGATAAAGATGGAACAAAAAAAGTTCCAGTGATGTTACATAGAGCTTTATTTGGATCTCTTGAAAGGTTTATAGGAATTTTAATTGAACACTATGCAGGCAAATTTCCTTTTTGGATTTCTCCGCTTCAAACTGTTGTAATTCCAATTACAGAAGAGTTTGATGATTATGCCATTCAAGTTTCAAAAAAAATTAAACAAGCTGGCATGAGTTCTTATGTTGATCTAAAAAAACATAATCTTAATTATAAAATTAGAGATCACTCGCTGGCAAAAATACCTTTATTATTAATTTGTGGTAAAAAAGAAGTTGACAGTAACTCAGTAACGATTAGAAGATTAGACTCTAATAAACAAGAAAATATGGATTTAGACTTATTCTTAAAAACATTCTCTGCTTTAAACAAAGCATCCTCAAACTAA